ATTGAGTACCCCCTTCAATATTTTCATCTCCTTAGGAGAGGAGACAGATTCCAAAGTTTTCAATTACTGTTGCAGGTCGTGCGTCGGTAGGTCAAAGCAGTCTAGTTTGTTACCTTTTGCCCATTTCATTTTGTCGGAGGAACTGGATATTACTGCTACTGTCAGCCAATTCCGGATACTGCTCTATTGGCAGTACGTAGTAGCCATCATATCCCTGGACTCTCCCGGTATTCAAGAGCTGTTGCTTTTCTCCGTCAGTCCATAACCTGCTGCCCTCTTTGCTGTCTCGGGCGTTCTGCTGCTCCTTATACCAAGCTGTAGCCAAAGCTCTCAACCTAGCCTGATCCAACACTCTGTTCCTCTCTTCATCCAAAGTGTCCATCGTCAATCCATAACGGATGTTCATTGACAAAGTGGCATACTGAAACTCGATATTTGCAAATCTACGAGTCCTCCCTCCGACCAGAAGCGTTTGCTGGGTGACAGTGATGTTGATGCCGCTCTCCAGCACTTTGCGGCCGCTGCTCATCCCCAGTGTAATGAGGTCGCTGTCAGGAGACCCAAGTTTCACAAAGTAGTGGCTGTCCCTCCCTTCTATGGTGTAGTGAGTCCCTTCCAAATAATAAGCATTGTTGAGAACCGCAGCTATCTTCCTGCTGTCCTCGCTCGCTATGATGGTGACGCCGGTTGCAATTCTTTCGTTTTTGATCGCAAACATGATGCCTTTTCCAATAATTGGCTTATTGGTTCCGAACCAGCGGCCTGGTGTGTCCCTTTTTCCGACCCGTTTGTCTTTGTTCAGTAATCTTCCTTCAAGAGCCATGAATGCTTGGTTGTGCCTCTCTGCTGCTTGTTGGACACCGGTGATCAGCTAGAATGAAGCAGAACAAATCTTTACAATTTGAAATGTAGTGCATGTAGGGGTGTGAACAAACTTTGGACTTGGCCTTCATTTTGAGACACTTGAAGTTAAAACATTCAGCCATATAGACTCATACTAATATCAAGCTTTAGTAGGTTCCTGAAAGGTAACAtggtcattccagctcaattCAACTAAGGGGTGGCTGGACAACCTCTTTTTGTCAAAGACTTGTATCTataccttgttttttttgttggaaaTACCTTAAAAAAATAATGCTTTAACGTGATACTAAACATATTTATCTTGGTCATCCCCCACATGGAGAGGTCAAaatattgattattatttgtttatttagcagacgcctttatccaaggcgacttacagaaactagggtgtgtgaactatgaatcagctgcagagtcacttacaactacgtctcacccttaggaggttaagtgacttgcttagggtcacacaatgagtcagtggctgaggtgggatttgaaccggggacctcctggttacaagcccttgtctttaaccactggaccacacagcctcctatgaggTATGTTCCAACCATGTGTGGCATGTGTTAATCAGCCTGGTTTATGTATCATCAACCACAAATAAAAGAAACACCTCAGAATTTGGTCCAATTGAGCTGGAATGAACCAAGATCATGTGTATTTATGCTAGATTGCAACAGAAGTCAAGGCCATTGGCTGCTGCCTGCTGGGTTTGTGACAGCTGAATGAAGTATTTTAATAAGCACACAAACCCAAACAGTGGATGCAACCCAAACAGTGAGCAACTGCAACAAACTTCTAAAGGGGGCGGTTCCTTGatggaaaataaattattttaatttagtcaaATGCTTTAAATGGTGTACatactttattatattaataggAGTATTGGACTGCCAATAAATGCATTGACAACCTATTCATTTTCTGATGTGCTAATGCTCTATTAATGTACCGGAACTAAAAGCCCCTCTTTAGCCTAAtgggttattttaaaatgtaagtttCTTTATACAGTTACCCATCCAGAATATAGTTTACAAGCACATATCTGTCAACTGCCAGCTTTAAACTGCTTGGATGAGTATTGATAATTCTGCTTTGTTCATAATAAATTCAAAAGGCACATACCTGTCCATTTTCACAGTCTTGGCTCACTAAGAGCTCGTACGAAGGTTCCACAAAATATATTCTATGCTTCGGGAAGCCAGGGATGATATTGCTTAGTTGGAATCCAAACATCACCAGCCAGCTTTTCACATCTGTGAAGACATTAACATACCATAATAGACAATTAGTTCTGTTCCTTTTTTCAAGCATAATCAATATTTAGTGAGCTGTAAAAGGTCAAGTTTGGTAGTGGTTTGAATATATAACATAACATTACTGAAATGATAAAGATTTCTGAAGATGTCATCTCATCAAGTTTGGTCGAGAGTAGAACGATGCCAAGAATTACTCTTAATAACTTATGGAAAAGAATGTCATAAAGAATTTTGATCACAATTTGAAAATTTGTTCTCGAAATCTGTGAAGCGTTAAGTGCGGTATGAAATACCATGGGTGCCAGTTCCAAAGAGCTATTCAACACAGTAAAATGTAATTTCCTTTCAATATGCCTTATTGGATTTTAAGAACAGCATTTTGTACTagacaatgttttctttttttaatgcagtaaacAGTGTAAGAGTTATTTGTTAATTTTGTGTTAACTCTAAGGAGTGAAGAGTAGtttcaatcattaaaataaaaataaagatgtctTACCTGTGACATAATTCTTCAAGTCCAAAGTGTCGCTGAGTgggttgttgtttttaaacatgtACAAATTGAATGGAGCCGGTTCTTTGCCAATCTTCTGCCACATGCCGTAATCCGGAGCCGTCCATCGGCCAGCCAGGACATCATAATCTCTCTGCATGAAGTGAACTAGCTTGGTGAGGGGGTCGTACAGGCCTCCGTGGAAGCCCACGACGAGCTGGAAATCCAGGTTGGAGTCGTGATATATCTCCCCGTAGGCCGTGTACTGCAGCAACTTGATCATTAGCCCGTTGCTGCTGAAGACAGCCAGCGGAGTTCCAGTATTGTCTGAGGCAATGTAATACTCCTCCCCGCTGCTGATCTCCATTGCAAACAGGTGGCCTTGCAGATCATAGTACAGGGAGGTAATTTCTGAGCTGGAGTGGTTGTAAACGTGGGTCACCCTGGCTGGGTTGTTGAGATCGGCATAGAAAAACTGAATGTGTTGGCCCAGGTTGTTCTTGCTGGAGACCCTCCTTGCTAGTCCATCGTAGTGATACTGGACGTTCCAGCCACTGCTTTTGCTGTAGGCCCTGACCAGCAGACCTTTGGAGTTGTACTCAAATATATCCGACCCACGTTGACACAGGACACCGTCTTCATCCAGCTTGTACTGAACATCTCCCAAACGTGTGATccggtccctcaggtcatagcgAAGGGGCATCAATCGGGCACTGTTGCCAGGGTTCAGGAGATGCAGGTTCCCGTTCAGGTCGTAACTGTAGCGCCATGTTGGCCAGTCATTTACTTTGACGGCATTAAGTTGTCCATCTCCATCATACTCATATGTGTATTTTGTTGTGTTGGCGTATGGGCCAAGTTTGAGCTCTCTTTTAGTTACCCTTCCCATGCTGTCATACTGAACAGTCATCCAATACATCAGCGAACGGAATATCTCGTACTGGACTTCTTTGATGCGCCCATGGGTGTCGAAGTGTTTGCTGAGCGTCATGACTGCGGTAGTGATGATCTGATTGATGTCGTAGTAGATGACTCCAAACTTACCAAAATGTTCCACCTTGCCAGAAATCTCATCGTAGCGGTAAAGGTCAACTGGGAGAGGGGTCTCACTGATAACTGGCTTCATGCTGGCGATGCGGAAGCTGTTATCATGGTAGGTGTAGTCAAACCTTGCATTCACCATGCCTTCCTCTGAAAACCTATAGATCTGCTTGTCTATCAAAGGACCAATTTTCCTGTAACGGATGGTGCAGGAGAAGCCACCACTCTGCAGGTTGACCATTTTAAGGACTCCGGTGGTTTCATCGTAGCCAAAGGTGACCACAGTGCTGTCGTACAAGACTTCGGACAGTTTGGACAGCTTGCCGTACTTGTAAAACACCTTGCGTCCAGTTCCCAAGAACAATGTGTCTAGGAGTCTGCTGTCCTCGCTAAAGTCATGAATGACGGAGGCATTGCTTTCCGGGGGGTTGTAGATGTTTCTGATGTAGCCGATGGAGGTGTGAGTGGACATGGTGTGCCGAGCCACACTGGGCATGGTGACAGCAGTGACCCGGGTCGAGGCATCAAACTCAAAGATGTACTGCCGCTGGCTCTGCAGAAGTAGCACCATGGActgcaagcagaaaaaaagaaaaaaacatgcaaaatcaGAATCAGTTCTTCCAAAATAAGTCATCTCATTTACTCCTTTTCTACATTGGTTTTTTAGAGGCTTACGTAATACAGTAACAAATCAACTCAACTCAACTAAAACATCATGAAACCGGTAATTGTGCAACAGGCTGCAGGAGCTTTGCTTTGAATCATTTTCATGTatttgcttctgaccagcagcaGACCAAATGCTGTTGGTGTGTATATTTCCAAGCTAAGGAAAACCACAGCAAATTAACGGTTATGAATCATACCagacacttttttattgttaagTTTGAATACTTGGATCACTGCTACTCGTCAActcagctggtcagaatgacCCATAAGCTTAAAGTACTGAAACTTGTTGtataattaacaggtttcatagtgttccaatgaagaaccccagtcaaatacatactctaaaaggtgagtgatttctaatggtattttgtgagcccctgaaataTAAACATCAAAAAAGGAACAAGCCTAACCATCACAGTTTCAGTAAAGCCAGTTTGCATTGCATGGGTTGGAAGGCAAATTCAAAcctgcatacacatttttttttaaaattgaattttagttgttttttttatcattttctccccaatttggaatagccaattatttttaggcttggGATTGGCGAAGaggaacacacactgtcctccgaagcatgtgccgtcagccgaccgcttctagctcagagctacagcgtcggaggacaacacagctctgggcagcttacaggcaagcccacaggcgcccagccagaatacaggggtcgctgttgcgcggtgagccgaggacaccttggctgacctaagccctccccccaccgggcggcgctcggccaattgtgcggcaCCCCATGGGAGCTCCAATCCACGGTGGGccgtggaatagcctggactcaaaccggcgacgtccaggctatagggtgcatcctgcactccacgcagagcgcctttaccagatgcgccacttgggagccccctcgGCTCTAAACCTTTTGATTTTATCAGTGCTCCACTACATTtgactgatgtgtttttttttgtttttttacagttaaatcTTGTTTGTGGGCTCCGACTTATTTATGCGGTACAAGAGGAAACAACACAAAGATATTCAGAACTGTGTTGTCGAGCTtaaaacataaatgaataaataaataacataaacaacCTGTTTGCTTAACACTTCCGTCATCAGTCTCAGCAACAGACTGTTTAACAATAAAAAACTGTAGTAAGGCCGGagatacaaaaaatgtaaactaaattgctgttgctaaatgtgccacacacacacacactggaacatTGTCAATTACTTGAAACAATTTGAAGATCGTGCCTGTTTGTAAACATGTTTCAGCAGCTGCTATAGTAAttgaaatcattttgaaaagACGTCAACATAGAAAAACCTTTGGAAATTATCTGGTGCACTGTCAATTGAATTGATAAAAACAGAGCACTGGTCTACTCTAGCAATTCGATTGCCACTCGAAGATTTGTTGAGAACTCGAGTTGTCAATTAGTGACACATGGTCCAGGAGCAGCTCCAcagacatatgtaatgtaggctattCAATATATACCAGTGTTCAACATGTGTCTTATGCCTATGACTTATCAGAAACCAGCATAATTTCCTTTCCTAACtatcttttttattatcttttcttcTTCTCATACTATCATATGTCTATTGGGAAATTCTCACTAATAAAGTACCAGTATTGATTCGTGACACACACATTATTTCTCAGATGGAGGGCCAGCCTTTCTAATTCATATAAGAACACTACCACATACACTTCAaatcactgatgaaggcactttgTATACTTTTGTATACTAGTTTCTGCTTTTACCTTTACAGTACATGGCTAGGCTCATGCCTGCTAGGCTCACCTTTTCCAGGTAAGAGTAGCTCCATATCTTGCCATCCACGAAGGAGCGGGACACAATCCTGCCGTGGCTGTCATACTCTGTTCTCTCACTCATTGCCCCTCGCTGCAGACCCACAAGCTGCCCGCTGGCGGAGTAGGACACGTTGACGGGAGCGAGACCACTGCTGGGGAGCCATAAGGACGGGCGGCCTTGCTGGTCATAAACAATCCTCAGGGTGAACTTGCGGTGGTCGTCATAAATCTTCTCTGTGCGGGTGTTTCGGTCAAAGTCGATGGACAGCAAGTTTCTTCCATGTGCctgtttgaaaaaaagaaaagaaaaatacatctatTATAGTCAATTGAAATGGACAATACATACAGTAGGAGAGATTTCTGTAGTCCGTGAAGGTCTCTGAAATAATTCCAAAATAATATCTGCACCCCCACTTTGCCAACTAATTAACATGTTTAATGATATTAAATAAACTTAGCATATTTTGGTAAACTTTTTAACTAGAGGTGTTTCTCAACAGCATATTGTATCAGTCCTGGGGGGTAGCCACAATACAACTGTGTGACTAATTTTAGGGGTGATGAGGCCTGGTCCGCAGATTAAATCCCCAGCCAGCTGGAAGAGTTAATTGGACCTGCGTGATTGTGTGTTGGGAGAGGGTAGGCTTGCTAAATTAATCCCTGCAATCACCTATGTTTTCACTCTGGTGCCAGCACGCATTTGGGGCTGGCTGGGTCGAGGCATAAGTAATTAGGGGGTGGTGATAGGAGAATAAATAACAGAGGATGGACTGCAATGGAGTCCATTATGAAATCCACACTGTCTTGGTACTTACCCTGAGTTTTCTCCCAAACACAGTGACCTTCCCTTTAATTTGCTCCTTCCTCAGGCGCCACTCAATGGAGTTCAGCCCGTTCTCCATGGGCAGGGTGATGTTGCGCAGCCCTATGGTCGGGCTCACGGTGCCAGCCAGAATATGAGGCTCAGTGTGGAAGCTGATACCCATCCCATTCGCATACATCACCCGCAGTGTGCCATTGTTACACAGCTGGTAGCTGTTTCTTACTTGATCTGGAAAAATGAAGATATTAGAGTAACACATATGTTAGTAACAAAAATAACCTTAACCAGTCATCAGTATCATGACCTACATCCATCACACATACatgcaggggttaatttgtaaacaaaaaggtgctGGATCATATAATTAAGGAGAGGGATAggatttttgtttctagaccgaATGTAATGatcttgatttacagtagctcccgtatatgcttcaagttctcatctgcttgtggatgagggtttcatgccttattgttggtgtcgggAGCTGCCTGCCCACCTCTGTctagccatgttttaacataGCGACTAATCTGATGAATAGGAGTGGTGACACTTGTTGTTAAGAACGCTTGCCGTTTTACCATTTGGGGTGCAAGCAATTTTCTTACTCATGGACATCCTAAAATACATTGTTACAGTACACCTTTATCATTTAAtgaatggaacaggaaagagttttatttttttatttttattgtatgtgtatagttttcttttttcatacgagtcatcatttgaaaactgtttcaTTCTCACCTGTCAGCCAAAAAGGAACCGGATCTGGGATCCGGTGCGATCGACAAATGAACCCCCGTGTACATGtaacaatgtaagtgtgacagacagacagacagacacacaggcagacagacagacagacaggcagacagggtcCTTTATAAATCACCATACTccaatactctcaataacttgaaCAAAAGAATGTCCTCATAAAGTGTCATCAAATTtgtaaaatatcttgaaatatgtaaatatttaagATATTGTAAGATGGACATACACCTCCTTATATCCCCATATGCAGAATCTCAATAACGTGTGTTAAAGAATATCCCAATCAAGTTCTATTACATCCGAATAAATGTTTCTCTTGACATGTAAAAGTGTGACGCACATATATACAAAAAAGAGAGACATACAAGTCTTTTCACAACTTCTTaaaactagctgttaattaacaGCCTTTTAAATTCACTAATAaaaccaaataataaatatacttaATGGATAACATGATATTCCTGACAATTGTTAGTCATTCACAACCAAGATGTATTGCACAATGTAACCTAGTGAAGCAacatattgtgtgtgtgcgtatatatcTTGCTATGTTGTTCTGGGCAAATGTCAGATTTCATGTGAAAATAACATGTTCCTGTTTTTTCCCAATTTTTTAAGTTAAATACTGATTTATAAGCATCTTCCTCCGAGGTACTCTGTGGAAGTTCAAACAAGATCCCGTTACTGGTGGCATTAAAGGTAGTCAAAAAGCCTTTTTCATATTGccagacatgtttaaacattttattctcCAAGCTCAAATAATTTCCAATAGAACTCTGAATTTACTCTGCTGTCACAAAACCAAAATGCTTGGGGACTAATATAATAACTCTTCTTCATTTTGTATACAGCGAAATAAGCTTTTGGCCAGTAACATTAACAAACGatagctttttaaaatgaagtttcaacataatattgtaccTTTTGTTCTTtagcaaaatcaaataaatatggaaTAATGAAGTAAAAGCATCTTGTTACCAAAGGGGCATTGGGGAACACAAGCCGAAGGTCTTTCATTAAAGACATTGAGGAGGGCTAGACAAATGTTTGTCAAAGAATGTTACTATTTTACTATTACTATGGTACTGGTATAAAATCACAGGATACATTCTGAAGACACATTGAGAACATAAATATACCTCAGTGAATAAAATACAGCCcgggtattttttttctaaactgactaaagatttaaaataaatgaagttaAAATAAATCTATTAAGAGCACAGCTGCTACAAACATTGAGGAATGAAAGTGAAATGAAATATCATTTCATGCTTTCCCTGGTTTCTAATTTCATGGTAAACTAACTAATTACAGTTTGATTAAGATTCAGAATATGTTTGATCTAGGTATACTTATGTTTTGAtctcgggcagcagtgtggagtagtggttagggctctggactcctgaccagagggtcgtgggttcaatcccaggtaggggatactgctgctgtacccttgagcaaggtactttacctagattgctccagtaaaaacccaactgtataaatgggtatttgtatgtaaaaccaatgtgatatcttgtaacaattgtaagtcgccctggataagggtgtctgctaagattTAAAACCTATTTTTTCATTAGGAAATAAAGGAAAAAATAAGGTTTAGCAGTTCAAATGCAGATACAACATACACCATGAAGTTGGCTACTGTGTGTCCTGTTGGTTTACCTTGAACCACGGTGTAAGACGCTTCCACTGAAGAAAGGTTTGTGATAACGGTGACATCGTCGTCCCTGTTGGAGTTCTCAATATCAATATTGATGGATTTCTCCATTTCACGGTGCAGGCTGGTCACCACGCCAGTCGGGTAAGTGACATTGGTCAACCGGCCCTCGCTGTCATACCTCGCAAGAAAAGAAACACTTAGTGCTCTTATATACAGTCATATTGACAGTCTGGATGAACATTTAGGCTCATAAATGGAGTCCACAACCAGAGACTCCAGTTAATCTCAATGGTGCTGGGGCAACCCAAAACAATCTTTCTGAAACTGACAATTGATTTAAGTTTGTGCTGCCTATtgataaaacacaatacaaagcgATTAATTCCTGTCTCTGAGGAGCTGTAGTGGACATTAGTGgatttttaattgcatttaaatCTGCTGACACAGGTAACAGTCATTTGTTATTTGGTCTATAGCAAATAAAGTCCTACACAGCTTTGGCATGTGTCATTCCAAAACAATCCACAAGATGGCTGTCCTGCTCTGTGTGAGGAACAAATAGCCGCGactctcatttaaaaaataaataattaaataaataaaaatcttttttaattcacaaagTAAACGGAACTGATGAGAAAATGAACTCCAATACTATTTTAAAGATAATTTATTCATATATACACTTCCAATTTCTTGCCTTTAGGCACAGTGACTATAAAATTGGAATTGCTTCAGACTTCCCCAACAACCAATTTCCTTTGGTCACTTAAgcaaagtataaaaataaatcctGCTCATAATAGCCCTTTATTTCAATTTCTTAATCGAATATCAGACAGACTTATTTGCTACAGGATTACTTAAGTGTCAGCTCACAAATGTGTAAATGCTGTATTTCAGTGGTATAGACTGgataaacaaactaaataaatccAATGATGAAGCAATTAGATACTTTCAGACATGCTACTCGTACCTGCTTTTGCAATAAGATCAAGCATTTCTTACTCGTAAAATGTCGTCCATCCAGTTTCGTCCGATTTAGTGGCCAATAACCCGCTGTTGCCTTCGTAGGTCATCAACGCTAGCTCCAGGTTTTGAAGTGACACAGACTTCAGCCCGCCATTGGTGCCAACGCTTAAGGTAACAATCTGGCTGTCTGGCAAAAGCACGAGGCGCAGCACACCAGTGGAATCCCTTCGAACCTTTAAGGTATTATTGCAGTTATCCACCACTGCAGTAACATCATTGTTTGGGTTATAGGTAAAATTATACAGTGGCTCGCCAGTGACTAGACTCAGAGTGTGCAGGTGGATCCCATCCTCATTAAAGATGTACATTTCCTGTTCTCTCGGTGAAGCCACTTCGTATTGGTACGCCGAGTTCAGAACTGGCCGATTGCTGTTTACCGCTCTGATCCGGATATTACTCAGGTCTGCAATGTAGAGGGTGCCGTCCGGTGACACCGCCAAGGAAGAAGGCGAATTCAAGCTGGCGTCGGTGGCGTAGCCATCGTCGCCGGTAAAGCAGTTACAGTTGATGTCGTTTTTGCAGTCGCAGTCAGAGGCAACCCCGGCCAGCAGAGAGATCTCCCCGTTGGTGGTGACCTGACGCACGCGGTTCATCTTCTTCTCGTCTGTTTCGGCGATGTACAGCACCCCAGTGTGGGACATGGCAATGGAAGTGGCAGACTCCAGAGCAGAGTGTATGGCCAGCTTGCTCAGGGAGTAGTCAATGCCAGGGACCTGGCAGTGCATGGGGCGCCCAGCAATGATGCTGACCTGGTGGTTCTCCGTTATGCGTAAAATCACATTGTTCTCCAAGACATAGAGAGAGTTGTCCATGGGGTTGATGGCGAGATCTGTGGGCCATTCTAAGCGTACCTAGAACAAAAGGAAAAACTTATATTGGTATGCAAATAAAGTCAAGGCAGCTTGATTGGCTGTATAGTAGtttccctgaacaaaatggatGAATAATATATCAATAATTTGATATTCTCAATCATAAAGCAACTAATTTAATTCATTCCTGAAGGCCACtgttatgcaaaaaaaaagttacaattcaTAAACTGCGTACAAgtagttttctaaaaaaaaataaaaaaataaacccagtTCCGATAATAAGAAGCGACAATAATGTTTCAAGGCATCAATTTATCCTTTCTAAAGTTTACAAtggtatttttcacagtaattttgcattttcccatggttataatttgcatttaccatagtttgccatgttttttaatatgctttaccatacctctctaggctttacaatgcttacctattatctatcatgctttcactatgctttattacacttttctatgcttttatgTTGGTAAACTAAAATAAGCCAATGGTGAAtgtcccccccaccccacagCAGCACTACAAAATGGACAACTGACTTT
The window above is part of the Acipenser ruthenus chromosome 22, fAciRut3.2 maternal haplotype, whole genome shotgun sequence genome. Proteins encoded here:
- the LOC117431500 gene encoding teneurin-2 isoform X3, whose protein sequence is MLPSGTHRGKTLACEAGRPIPPTPSSSLLPPAPPPIGSHHPSPVAVRDCQMRLLDSNASRPILDSNPDEFSPNTYLLRPCAGPQLSSSGDIAFVRKIPQCPPNHHSQSTLRPPLPPPHNHQTLSHHHSSANSLNRNSLTNRRNQTHAPASAPNDVPTTPESVQLQDSWVLNSNVPLETRHFLFKTSSGTTPLFSSSAPGYPLTSGTVYSPPPRLLSRNAFSRNTFKLKKPSKYCSWKCAAVSAIGAALLLAVLLCYFIAMNLLGLNWQLQPADGHVINNGLSTGLPGNSDVATVPSGGRGPWSFRNTSIDTGDLEVGRRVTQEVPPGVFWRSLLHLIQPQFLKFNISLGRDALFGVYIRKGLPPSHAQYDYMERLDGKEKWRVVETPRERRSIHTVVLNEAVFVQYLDPGTWHLAFYNDGKDKEAISFSTAILDSVQECPRNCHGNGECVSGACHCFPGFHGTDCSKAACPVLCSGNGQYSKGACLCYSGWKGPECDVPISQCIDPTCSGHGSCTDGSCICSLGYKGESCEEVDCLDPTCSNHGICVNGECHCSPGWGGLNCELPRSQCPDQCNGHGTFIPDTGLCSCDPNWMGPDCSVEVCSVDCGTHGVCMSGACRCEDGWTGIACDQRVCNPRCVEHGTCKEGKCECREGWNGEHCTIDGCPDLCNGNGKCTLGQNSWHCVCQTGWRGPGCNVAMETSCADNKDNEGDGLVDCMDPDCCLQSPCQSNPLCRGSRDPLQIIQQSKSSSQKVRSFYDRVKMLVGRDSTHIIPADNPFNASLASLIRGQVLTTDGTPLVGVNVSFVKHPQYGYTLTRQDGTFDLIANGGASLTLHFERAPFLSQERTVWLPWSSFYAMDTMVMKTEENSIPSCDLSGFVRPDPIVISSPLSSFFSSTPGQNPIVPETQVLHECIEIPSTSLKLCYLSSRTSGYKSLLKITMTQTLVPLNLIKVHMMVAVEGHLFQKWFHASPNLAYTFIWDKTDAYGQRVYGLSEAVVSVGFEYETCPSLILWEKRTAVLQGYELDPSNFGGWSIDKHHVLNVRSGILHKGNGENLFLTQQPAVISSIMGNGRRRSITCPSCSGLADGNKLLAPVALAAGIDGSLYIGDLNFVRRVFPSMNTTNILELRNKDFTHSNNPAHKYFLAVDPVTGALYVSDTNSRRIYRMKSLMGSKQLSENSEVVAGTGEQCLPFDEARCGDGGKAVEATLMSPRGIAVDKNGLMYFVDATMIRKVDQNGIISTLLGSNDLTAVRPLSCDSSMDVSQVRLEWPTDLAINPMDNSLYVLENNVILRITENHQVSIIAGRPMHCQVPGIDYSLSKLAIHSALESATSIAMSHTGVLYIAETDEKKMNRVRQVTTNGEISLLAGVASDCDCKNDINCNCFTGDDGYATDASLNSPSSLAVSPDGTLYIADLSNIRIRAVNSNRPVLNSAYQYEVASPREQEMYIFNEDGIHLHTLSLVTGEPLYNFTYNPNNDVTAVVDNCNNTLKVRRDSTGVLRLVLLPDSQIVTLSVGTNGGLKSVSLQNLELALMTYEGNSGLLATKSDETGWTTFYEYDSEGRLTNVTYPTGVVTSLHREMEKSINIDIENSNRDDDVTVITNLSSVEASYTVVQDQVRNSYQLCNNGTLRVMYANGMGISFHTEPHILAGTVSPTIGLRNITLPMENGLNSIEWRLRKEQIKGKVTVFGRKLRAHGRNLLSIDFDRNTRTEKIYDDHRKFTLRIVYDQQGRPSLWLPSSGLAPVNVSYSASGQLVGLQRGAMSERTEYDSHGRIVSRSFVDGKIWSYSYLEKSMVLLLQSQRQYIFEFDASTRVTAVTMPSVARHTMSTHTSIGYIRNIYNPPESNASVIHDFSEDSRLLDTLFLGTGRKVFYKYGKLSKLSEVLYDSTVVTFGYDETTGVLKMVNLQSGGFSCTIRYRKIGPLIDKQIYRFSEEGMVNARFDYTYHDNSFRIASMKPVISETPLPVDLYRYDEISGKVEHFGKFGVIYYDINQIITTAVMTLSKHFDTHGRIKEVQYEIFRSLMYWMTVQYDSMGRVTKRELKLGPYANTTKYTYEYDGDGQLNAVKVNDWPTWRYSYDLNGNLHLLNPGNSARLMPLRYDLRDRITRLGDVQYKLDEDGVLCQRGSDIFEYNSKGLLVRAYSKSSGWNVQYHYDGLARRVSSKNNLGQHIQFFYADLNNPARVTHVYNHSSSEITSLYYDLQGHLFAMEISSGEEYYIASDNTGTPLAVFSSNGLMIKLLQYTAYGEIYHDSNLDFQLVVGFHGGLYDPLTKLVHFMQRDYDVLAGRWTAPDYGMWQKIGKEPAPFNLYMFKNNNPLSDTLDLKNYVTDVKSWLVMFGFQLSNIIPGFPKHRIYFVEPSYELLVSQDCENGQLITGVQQAAERHNQAFMALEGRLLNKDKRVGKRDTPGRWFGTNKPIIGKGIMFAIKNERIATGVTIIASEDSRKIAAVLNNAYYLEGTHYTIEGRDSHYFVKLGSPDSDLITLGMSSGRKVLESGINITVTQQTLLVGGRTRRFANIEFQYATLSMNIRYGLTMDTLDEERNRVLDQARLRALATAWYKEQQNARDSKEGSRLWTDGEKQQLLNTGRVQGYDGYYVLPIEQYPELADSSSNIQFLRQNEMGKR